The Romeriopsis navalis LEGE 11480 genome includes a region encoding these proteins:
- a CDS encoding DsbA family protein gives MQGFNYFNQRVARQSLIGMLLLMVALTSCSNPVNADNPVNSDLEKQVLEIIRKNPEVILESVSKYQREQQEQQSKARENVISQITSKPAAIIGKSPKLGQGKTLLIEFSDFQCPFCAEAHKNIKQFVKKRSGEVTLVYKHLPLEQIHPEAVPAAQAAWAAQQQGKFWEFHDAMFENQDRINPDFYQETAKQLGLDLEKFERDRKSKTAQKAVEDDLKLARSLEISGTPTFIMNGQLFSGAVPVEELEKRLAQ, from the coding sequence ATGCAAGGCTTCAACTATTTCAATCAACGGGTAGCGCGCCAATCTCTGATCGGGATGCTGCTCTTGATGGTGGCCCTGACGAGTTGCTCAAATCCCGTCAACGCCGACAATCCGGTGAATAGTGATTTGGAGAAGCAAGTCCTCGAAATTATTCGCAAAAATCCCGAAGTGATTCTGGAATCAGTTAGTAAATACCAGCGCGAACAGCAAGAACAACAATCAAAAGCCCGCGAAAACGTCATTAGTCAAATCACTAGCAAACCTGCGGCGATTATTGGCAAATCCCCCAAACTTGGCCAAGGCAAAACCCTACTGATTGAGTTCTCCGACTTCCAATGCCCCTTCTGTGCCGAGGCGCATAAGAATATCAAACAGTTTGTCAAAAAGCGATCGGGTGAGGTGACGCTGGTCTACAAACATCTGCCACTCGAACAAATTCATCCCGAGGCAGTTCCTGCGGCTCAAGCGGCTTGGGCCGCCCAGCAACAAGGCAAATTTTGGGAATTCCATGATGCCATGTTTGAAAACCAGGATCGGATCAACCCCGACTTTTACCAAGAAACTGCGAAGCAGCTTGGCCTCGACCTAGAAAAATTCGAGCGTGATCGCAAAAGCAAAACGGCGCAAAAAGCCGTTGAAGATGACTTAAAACTCGCCCGTTCCCTCGAAATTAGCGGCACCCCCACCTTCATCATGAACGGGCAATTATTCTCTGGCGCGGTGCCAGTTGAGGAGTTGGAAAAACGGTTGGCGCAGTAA
- a CDS encoding RluA family pseudouridine synthase, translating to MTALIELEAESSANRLDAYLAQQLVDLSRSRLQKLIGDGQVTVNGAVCSSKKAGVDLGDLIQITIPDAEPMTLIPEAIPLDILYEDPHLIVVNKAAGMVVHPSIGHTSGTLVNALLAHCAAQGETLPGINGVQRPGIVHRLDKDTTGAIVVAKTEQAFVHLQEQFRVKSARRSYLAVVFGSPREDSGTVDAAIGRHPVDRLKMAVVDASKGRHAVTHWSVQERIGNHALLQFDLETGRTHQIRVHAAHMGFHVIGDPTYTPKRRSVKVKLPGQALHAWRLRLIHPMTGEVLEATAPLPPSIEKLLMVLRQRM from the coding sequence ATGACCGCTTTGATTGAACTAGAAGCAGAATCGTCCGCCAATCGGCTTGATGCCTATCTGGCCCAGCAATTGGTGGATTTGTCGCGATCGCGATTGCAAAAGCTGATTGGTGATGGTCAGGTGACGGTCAATGGGGCCGTGTGCAGCTCGAAAAAAGCGGGTGTCGATTTGGGTGACTTGATCCAAATTACGATTCCCGACGCAGAGCCCATGACTCTGATTCCCGAGGCGATTCCCCTCGATATTCTGTATGAAGATCCGCATTTAATTGTGGTGAATAAAGCGGCGGGCATGGTGGTGCATCCGTCGATCGGTCATACATCGGGCACGTTGGTTAATGCTTTACTCGCGCATTGTGCCGCACAGGGAGAGACCCTCCCAGGGATCAATGGGGTACAACGTCCGGGGATCGTACATCGCCTGGATAAAGATACGACTGGCGCGATCGTCGTGGCGAAAACTGAGCAAGCGTTTGTGCATTTGCAGGAGCAGTTTCGGGTCAAGTCGGCGCGGCGCTCCTACCTGGCGGTAGTGTTCGGTTCGCCCCGTGAGGATTCTGGCACAGTCGATGCCGCGATTGGACGGCATCCCGTCGATCGCTTAAAAATGGCCGTCGTAGACGCGTCAAAAGGTCGCCATGCTGTGACTCATTGGTCGGTGCAGGAACGGATCGGCAATCATGCGCTATTGCAGTTTGACTTGGAAACTGGTCGAACCCACCAAATTCGCGTTCATGCCGCACATATGGGTTTTCACGTCATTGGCGATCCAACCTATACGCCGAAACGTCGATCGGTGAAGGTGAAATTGCCGGGGCAGGCGCTGCATGCTTGGCGATTGCGGTTGATTCATCCCATGACTGGGGAAGTGCTAGAAGCGACTGCCCCACTGCCGCCATCGATCGAGAAGTTACTAATGGTGTTGCGGCAGCGGATGTAG
- a CDS encoding phytoene/squalene synthase family protein, translating into MSHDALTVLKETSRTFYIPISRLPKGLLEAVTSGYLCMRAIDEVEDDPNLPAEAKAQILTEISQVLQSGTAKFTNEDFNRAFGAYRDQLPEVSLRIGEWASYAPPSIGPRIWEATAAMSDRMAYWSLRNWEIQTEYDFDRYTFSVAGSVGLLLSDLWAWHDGTKTDRLEAIGFGRGLQSVNILRNHQEDLTRGVNFYPDGWTDEDVDRYARRNLALADAYTDSLPKGPAKDFCKLPLALAHATLDTMVDGHSKLSRLQVMALVAQVTGLKV; encoded by the coding sequence ATGAGCCACGATGCCCTGACTGTCCTAAAGGAAACGAGCCGGACGTTTTATATCCCCATTAGCCGATTGCCAAAGGGACTGCTGGAAGCTGTTACTTCGGGTTATCTGTGCATGCGGGCGATCGATGAAGTTGAAGATGATCCAAACCTCCCGGCGGAGGCGAAGGCCCAGATTCTGACGGAGATTAGCCAAGTTTTGCAGTCCGGGACTGCGAAGTTTACAAACGAGGATTTTAACCGCGCTTTTGGCGCCTACCGTGATCAACTGCCGGAAGTTTCACTGCGAATTGGGGAATGGGCTTCCTATGCGCCACCGTCGATTGGCCCCCGGATTTGGGAAGCAACGGCGGCAATGAGCGATCGTATGGCTTATTGGTCGTTGCGCAACTGGGAAATTCAAACTGAGTACGATTTCGACCGTTATACCTTTAGTGTTGCTGGATCCGTGGGATTATTGCTCTCGGACCTGTGGGCTTGGCATGACGGCACCAAGACCGATCGCCTCGAAGCGATCGGGTTTGGGCGGGGATTGCAGTCGGTGAATATCCTGCGCAATCACCAGGAAGATCTGACCCGTGGGGTGAATTTTTACCCCGATGGTTGGACTGATGAAGATGTCGATCGCTATGCCCGGCGGAATCTGGCATTAGCCGATGCCTATACCGATTCCTTGCCGAAAGGCCCCGCGAAAGACTTTTGTAAACTGCCCTTAGCTTTAGCCCATGCGACCTTGGATACGATGGTGGATGGCCATAGTAAGCTAAGCCGCCTACAGGTGATGGCATTGGTGGCGCAGGTGACTGGTTTAAAGGTGTAA
- a CDS encoding EVE domain-containing protein has translation MAYWLIKSEPDVYGIEAMRQENIGIWDGVRNYQARNFLKSMKSGDLVFFYHSNTKPPGIAGLVQVVETMVVDPSQFEVDGEYYDPKSTPEYPRWHTVKVQFLEALPELLELNTLREQFEPEELLLVKRGSRLSVIPIADNVAQRLFKLGGFKHSA, from the coding sequence ATGGCATATTGGTTAATCAAGTCAGAACCCGATGTCTATGGCATCGAAGCCATGCGTCAGGAAAACATCGGCATCTGGGATGGCGTCCGTAACTATCAAGCCCGCAACTTTCTGAAGTCGATGAAATCTGGCGATCTGGTGTTTTTCTACCATTCCAATACAAAGCCCCCCGGCATCGCGGGTCTGGTGCAAGTGGTCGAAACAATGGTTGTGGATCCCAGTCAATTTGAAGTGGATGGTGAATATTACGACCCCAAATCAACGCCGGAGTATCCCCGTTGGCATACCGTCAAAGTGCAATTTCTCGAAGCCCTACCGGAATTGCTTGAATTGAATACGCTACGTGAGCAGTTTGAACCGGAGGAACTGCTGCTGGTGAAGCGCGGCAGTCGTCTATCCGTGATCCCGATCGCCGACAATGTGGCGCAACGCCTATTCAAACTTGGTGGCTTTAAGCACTCTGCATAA